TGTCTGACAAACAAGTAGCCAGGCACTGATTTCTGGACAATAGCAACAGACAAACCACCTCATATAAAACAAGAatgcagcagctggcagcatTTCTTGAGTCTGAAAAAGACACTACTTTGATTCATAAACCATGCTTTGCATCAgaagttttgaaaaataaaatattctttataaTACATCCTCCCGGCTCTAGAACAACACTACAGACTTGAACTGACCTTCACCTTTTTGCCCCATTCCTCCCCAGTATTTCTGGCTACTCGAGGTCACCCCCTTAATGGCAGGACAGCTCCTTGAGGAGACTCCAAGCCAGAAGAAGGGCAGACAGCTAATAATCATTAGTCCTGCTCCCTGTGGATCTGTGTCAACTGCAGGTCTTCCAGAAGTGGAAGCTTTATGGGCCTTGCTTTCCAGATGAAGGTGAGCCAGTCATTAGGAAGGTAAGGACAGGCAACTGTGACAATAATGTCATTACAGTAGAACTATTCAGACCACAATACATGAAACAGAAGAACAGCCTCTGGAATCTTGCCATCACCATTAAGCAAAATAGGAACAGACATCTACAACACAGTGAACTTGAGTCTCATATGAATTGCTGCATTTTGCTACAGGAGAAACATGTTTTACAGGAGCTGTAATTTCTCCAATTCAGCACAGGCTCTCAGAAGATACCTAAACTGTGTTCATCAAACCAGCTGATAAAATCACTTAACTCTCAGTAAGAGAGAAGCCTGTAAACTCTGTGGCAACCAACACCACCACCTACAGAAGTTCTTGACGGGATTTTTTCCTCAGCATGCTCACTTCTGTCCTTTATAAACCTTTAGAACAGCAGATGGAAGATAAAGAAAGCACTAGACTTGGGTTTCCTTTCCACAATcgaaaaaaaagccaaaccagcTTGAGGTAGAATATTGCACTTCCTCTCCATGCCCCTACCAGCTATAGCCCTCAGGATAAACACAGTCTAAATTTTTTGAAAGCTGGTAACTGAGGAAAGACCTACATTTGGAAATTCCTTCATATGCCAGCAACTAAACCCTGAGTCCCACCATGACCTATAGGTCCTGCTCTTTTAAAACATCTTTGCATTGATGTTACCTATTTCAAGGCTAAACAGGGCATTTACACCCTTCTGTTCAATGTTTATTATAATCAAGCTCAGCTACACTTCAATACCTCTGATTTCAGGTTGAGTTTAAAGTTTTCCTAATGTGCTAAAAGTGCACTAAAATTAATCTATGATACCATCAATGGTGATCCCTTGGTAACCCCTGTTTACTAATTTGGTTACTAATTTGGAGTTCACAGATCAACATTACTGCAAATGTTCCCATTACTAAAACATTCATTTGTCTTGGTTAGCTGAGCATGTAACTTCTGTGTCAGGAAACAAAACTGGGCCAACACAGGTATTTCAtgttctttttaattatttcttttgttaatAGGTAAGTAAGCAAAAGAAGCTTTGGAAACAGTGGGAGGACTCACAATGTAGATTAACTGCTTTTTCTATAGAAGACGTCTTCCTGATCTGAAATAAAGCAGTATTCAGTCGTAACTGTGATACTACATGTAAATCTGGTGTTAGTTTAAGAGGACAATTAATCACAGAATCTCTTTTAAGACTGATAGCCCATCTGGCTTCTCATTTATCACCTCGctatattttcctgttttattcACAAATAGTTGTCAGTTTATTACGTGCTAGCTGCTGTGGGTTGGGGTATGCTTATTATACTCACTGAACAGTATACTGCTGTGAAGTAGTTCTGCTAGGTCAGGGGAACACTTCTGGCATTACTCATTGCCTGAAACAAGAGAGGCATAACAGTTTTGGAAGGACAAGATGAAATACACTGAAACCAACATTTCTTCCTCCAAATCTAACCCCTTACTTgctctttttttaataactattttTATGATTCCTAGTTTGCAACTATCCAAACTCACTGTGGTCAAGAAATGCAGGGCTTTTTCCAAAGAAGCTTGGGCTATTAATGAAACCATCACTCTCGCCTTCTTCTTTATATACTATAGTGATTAAGGCaccttgtttttcctttggcTAATATGACTCCATTTTGCTTTAATGCACTTCCACTTTTTCTGCATGCAACAACACTCTGTTTCTGTGCTTATTTTAGTGCACCATATGAATATGAGTGTTTAGAACTCTTGCCCTTTGCAGtctcattattttttcagaGGAATTACATACTGCCTCTTTGTGGGATTGACTTTAGCATCTCCAGCTCTTGGTGCCTTGTCATGCTCTTTCCTCAGCAGCTTCCTTAGCCCTCAAACTTGTTTTCCTGCCATCTTTTCCCACTGAACAACCAACCTGTTGCTATCAGGGCAGCATCCAGACGCCAACACTTGGCCCTCAGTCTCACTCTTGTCTCCCGGAGGAGTCCCCCTCGGTCTCATGCTGAGCGACCCACTCACCCAACCCCCAGATTACACTGCCTTGTCCTTCGCAGGACACTTTCTGTCACGTCTGTCCACTCGGCGGGACAGACAACACAGCACCGGGTCCCTGCGGTTTTCCATGCTGACTGCAAGGGGGAGGAAGTGTGGGGGGAGCGATCAAAGGCCTCTGTGCCTACATCCAGGGCGGGCACCGCCGTGACTTTGGCGTGCACCTACGGGCCTGCCCGGCGCGGCCACCGGGACCCCGAGCGCCGGCAGCTGGAGAGCGCCGGGCTCCCCCCGGGTGGCCGCCCTTGGGCGGAGGCGGCGTGGCGAGCGCGGGAGCGGCGTGGCGAGCTTGGCCCGGTGCCGCTCCGCGCCCGGCAGCGGCGGCTCAGTGCGCAGGCACAGCGCGGGAGCGAGCGGCGCTCCGGGCCGTACATAATACGTGGTGTCTGGAGCCGGCGCGGCGCAGAGCGGAGATGGGGCCGGGCCGGGACAGCCGCAGCTAGCGCCGCCAGCGCGGGGGCTCGCCGGCCGAGGGCAGCGCCGGGAGGGACAGGTAACCGCGGGGCCACCGCTCCGGCCCCTCGGTAAACTGGGGCTCGGCACTTCGGCGGGGCTTCTGTAGCCGCCGGCGGGCTCACGGCGGGGGTACGGCGCGGAGCGTCCCGCGGAAGGCTCTAGCCGCCCTGGGCTTCGCCTCCCTGCTCGAGGGGGGGGGACGCGGCTCTCCCCGGGCAGGCTGGTGCCGCGCTGCCCTACTGCCGCCGGGGTCGGGGAGGGGGTGGCCGGACCGGGATTTCCGCTGCCACCGGGGCACCGCGGGCCGGCAGGGTCGCGTGGGCCGACGTCTCGCCCGCGTCCGGGCGCTGCGGAGTTCTTCCGCTTCGCCCGGGAAGCGGGAGATGGAGAGCATCCCGCCCCGGTCCCTGGCGGCGGTGAagccggcggggccgcccccccGGAACGCCGGGGAAGATGCTGCTCGCACCCCCCGTGCAGGTCATGGGAGCAGAACTGGCTGCCGGAGGCAGCCGGGATCCCGGCTATCCTCAGGGAAGCGGCAGCAGGTGCCCCTGGCAGTGCCGCAGCCCCGAGCGAAGGCAGGGCGCCGGGACGGACGGAGCGCGGctcggccccgccgccggcccgggAAGCACCGGGAGCTCAGGAGGCATCAGAAAAGCCACCTCGGAGGCTGCTGTCAAAGGCAGGCTGTATATGTCAGTGTCCCCCCTTCACAAGGAACGCTCTCTGTAGGTACGGACTGGAAACATGGCTCTTTTGAACAGAAGGGTCAAAGTATGTAAATCTGAAGAAGTGGGAGGGCGACTTCACTTGTTTCTGCCATCATCATTCCTGGCTTACATTCGGTGGCAGTGTGGTGTCACAGAGCAATGACAcatctttatttccttttgtgcTGCCTTTAAAATGACAGTTccttgcattttaattttttaaaatgtgttccCTGGCACAATAAAGCAAAGtatttggaattttttctgGGTAATTTTTCGTGGAGCTTGCTCATCTTTTAATCTGTCTTTTCACCAATCCAATCACATCTCCCCAGATCAGCAGAGGATAGTAAAGCTCAAAGTAAACAGGACAGCTTTTGCCATGGAAACAAAAGTTGCTAGGGGATGGATAGCTACTACGCAGTGGTGTTCTCTGAAGCTGTGATCCTACATCCCACATTTTCCTGAGCACCTTGGGTTTAGGCACTGAAAAAATTAATGATTAAGCTGCTTCTTTCAGAATGGATGTATGTTTTCAGATTGTGGATAACACAGATGTGGGTAACAGCGACTCTCTTTTTTAACAAAAGTTTCTCAACATTTCAGTGTTTAGTTTCTCAGCCCTGAAGGCAAGACATGCAAATATACATCAACACTCAAGAGGTCATAGCTACTGCAGTATTTATTCATCCAATGTAAATTGGTGCTGTGACACATGTTTCCTTCTTACTTGTGGAaaactgttttctctctgactgttcaGTTCCTGTGCCCTATCTGTAGGTAGCAATAACATTACATTTACATTGCAACCAAGAAAAGAGACCATCTTAGCCCAGATTACCAGGCTGCTTCATATAGGGCTGGGGAGCTGCCTTCTCTCTTAAGGGGCAAGATATTTTTCAAAAGATAGAGTGAACCATGAAGAAAATGCTCAGTAGAATTAAAATTATGCAATGCTTGAAAAGAATTAATGATTCCTACAgtcctttatctttttttttccttccattttaaAAGGTCATGCTACTTGATGGTATCACAACTGTTTCAAGCATAAGAtcattcttttgttttctgtttcacCTCCCAGTTCTTATTTATAATTTTGTTCATATACCTGACCAAAACCACCTATTATCCTTTTACAatgctaaagaaaaataatctaagTGTCATGTAAGCTGTGTGGCCCTTACAGGCAGTTCCTCATCAAGCTGTTAGAAACACTGCatcctccttttcttctcttgacTAAACCTATAGACCGTGCAATGAATGCAAGATAATGTTTATACAGGTCTCTGTCATGTCACATTAGGTTTTCTTAAATTTATCACAATAACTAAAGTTGCTGGTTCAGACTCAGCAAAGTGCTTGACCTACTTTCTGAAtgctggtgctggcagctggagTAATACAAGCAAGCTTTGGCAGGTCACATTATCCAGTCATGTTAATTCTGGTTCTTCCTTGAGTTGACTTTATGGGGTTGCTTACACCTGAGGAAAATACCTCCCATTCTGCTCATTATATGATGCTAAATTTGCTTACCTGAATGATTTAAGTTAGCCAGAATTTAAGAATAATTTATTAAGAAGGTAGGGTTGATGTAAGAGTAATGATCTAAGTAAGGACCCAAGAAAATTTGTCTCTGCAGAACTTTAGTTGACCTCTTTATTCTATTTCTGATGTGTGAGATGGAATCTTTGCTTAACCAAAAGATGGGTTGAGGGGGTTGGATTCAAAGTGTTCTTATCATTGAGGTATAGGCGGTGTGACCCTGCATGAGAGAGCTTGAGCAGCTATGGTAAACTGCacaattttttcctcttctcctctccccttGAGGTATGTTTATGAGGTAGGCAGAAGTCTGGTTTTATGAGAACTCCTCAGTGCTTGTGCTGTTAAAGATGACAGCTAGCTGTCAAATAAATGGTGGCAGTGAGTAAAGAGGACTTCTTGTTCTCTCTTCTTGGGTAGGGAATAGAGTTTTCCTGAGGGAAACAAAAAGAGCCTCCAGAAGTAAAATAACTTGCAGTTTTCCCCCACAATAGTCCAGATTATATACTTACATACATATCacaattttatatatattttttgtacCTCAGAAAGTGATAGTGTTCAAAACTTCATAGCATGAcaaaaaaaagcacaacaaaCTGTCCTGGTTTCAACTGGGATAGAGTTCACTTTTTTGTAGCCattacagtgctgtgtttgggATTCAGTATGAGAACTGTTGATAACATGCTGGTGTTTTGGTTGTTGCTTCATGCTTGCCCTAAACGGAGGACATTCTCAgtgtctcatgctctgccagtgaggagctgcacaaaaaggtgggaggaagaagagccaggacagctgatgTGAGCTAGCCAAAGGGGTATTCCACACCACAGACCATCGTGCCTAGTAGAGAAACTGTGGGAGTTACCAGGAAGGGGATGATGGCAGTTTGGGGACAAGGTTTGGCATTGGTTGAGGTGCTGAGCAACTGTGTTGTACATCACttctttttcttgggttttatctctcttttttaaaatttagtatTAAAATGTGCGGTGCTTAGATGCCAGCTAGGCATAAACCATGAAACAAACAAATGTTTTTCAGTATATTGACTGTAGTTGGAAACATCAGTGTTAGCTATGTACAACTTGACACAGGGTGGCCCTAGAGCCAAGCTCTCCTGGTTCACCTGGTGAGCAGCGAGTGCTGCCCAGGAGTTTCCTGCTGTCTGGAGGTCTCTCTCCACCGTGCCTGTTTTTCCACCATTCCTTGGAAGGCCAGCACCTTGAGCACGCTCTGACAGACAGTGGTGCTGTACTATCAGCAGAGGGCAAGCTCATCCACAGACTTGGAGAGCACTTCTTTAATTTCCTGAAGCTTTACAGGGGCTCAGGTGGAAAAGGGAAACTTGTAAGGAGTATAGAGGCAGTTAGGAGTTCAAAAAAGGGGCTCCTGACAGCAGCTGTGCTTGGTGCTGCCCCTGTTGCCCTGCAAAGCTCAATCACCATCAAAGTTGCCTCTGGCCCTTGGCAGGTCTCCCAGCAACACGTGGGCTGCCTCCTCCACTAGGTCATGACTTCTGTGAGAGCCTTGAAACCTTATCACTGGGTTGTATGAGAGATGTTTGCAACTCTAAGATGTTGAGGTCTAAATGCATATTAgatatacaaaataaataaaaccctaTGATAATGGATTtctgtaaagaagaaaaagcaaacccCCCTCTATTCCTGAGCCAAGAACACAGATTCCCAGAGGCTAGAAGTTCAGTGTTTATGCTAGCACTGATTTCTAGTAGAGACAGCCAAAAGATTGAGTCAGACTGTTGCTATTCCTCATCAATATTTCCTGCATTCTCCTTAATTTGAATGCTTGCATACTCAGGTATTTGAGGTACTTATAAGGATCACTCATTCCCAAAGGCAAAGGTCTGTAGGGCTGCAAAATTGTGAGGTCCCATGAGCACATCAAACCTCCCTCCCTCTAAGTGAAATTGCTGCAGAAATCTGACATATTGCTTGAAGCTGATATAAATTGAGCCATGACTTTCAGGTGCTAGTTCTGATTAACAGTTCCATTTGGACTAAAGCTTTTCGAACTTTTTTAAAGAGAAGCCAATGAGCCTAAGTGATGTTGAGCTATTGCTCAAGTTGTTTTTAGGGGCTAGTATTAGTTCAGTGAATTCAGTAGCATCACACTCGCGCAAGCACGTTCAGGTCTTGGACTTGCATAGTTACATATGGATTTTGTGTGTTAGGAGAACTTACACaaaatggaaagagaaagaaacttTGTTGGTAGTTTTCATAGCaggaaaaattctgattttattaaAGGCAGCAGGATTTTGGGCATCAACTATTTCAAGAGAGCACTACTTGGCTGTAAGCTTAGTATTTCTGTTTCGGTCTCACTGAGCAGATTGATGCTTTTAAGgcattcaatttttattttttttaataactattcCTATTTAAATACAAGTTATATACTCTTTGAATCTGTCTAGGACTTATTTTGCCTCTGTTTCCCATGGCTGTGAATGGTATATCAATGCTTAGTCCTGCACTTCaaaagctcaggaaaaaaaaaaaaaaacattttaaaaacctcTTATGCAGCAGTTTGGAAAGTTCATAGGGTGGCAAACTCCAGAGACTGACAGAGACAGTCTGGAAGAGAGGCAACATGAGCCCTTGAGGGATGCTGGATTTTGTTACCTGGCATATCCTGCTTTTTTCAGTCTCCATGGAAACACAGTAGCACATTAGTGTGAAAGAGGGGAGTAAGCACTCTGTGTATGGGAGTGAATGTTCCCTGCAGCACCTTTGTGCTGTGCCAAGTCACTGAGTTCCTTGGGTTCGCTTGAGCTGAGTCACTGCATGCAGCTGTACCCAGCTCATTTctcagtttggaaaaaaaatgaaggaaaggtCTCTCCTGGGccatttttgttttcatcacATCTGGAGAGTTTGCAGCCATCTTTGGTCTGTCCACCACACCAATAATGATCTGCTTTGGTGAAACTTCTCATTGCAGGTAGGAAGGATGAGCTCCTATGCTGACATCTGCGGGTCCAAGCACGTGCAGGGCAGCACCGAGGGAGGGTACCAGCGCTATGGAGTTCGGTCCTACCTGCATCAGTTTTATGAGGACTGCACAGCTTCAATTTGGGAGTATGAGGATGATTTTCAGATCCAGAGATCGCCGAGCAGGTGGAGCTCTGTATTCTGGAAGGTACTCCCCATTGCTTTTTACTGGAGAGAGACACTCCCATTTCAAGACTTTCCCTGTGTAACTAGTCTTGTTAAGTGTTCGTCCAGAAAGGCCTTTTGTTGCTTAGTTTTGCCTAAGGTGGCCAAATGTCTGAAAGCAAAGCACTCTTACCAAATATGTTAACTCCCTGGGGTCTTTTGATCATCTAGTTTCTCTGTCCCAATGTCACTGAAACACCAAAGTCTTGTCTGAGAACCCCATGTACATCTTGAAAGTGTGGTTTACCTCTGCTTTGCACCTACAGAAGTCCTTCCAGATTGTTGGGAACAGGACTGGTAGGTTAAGAGCAGAGTGTGACATAGGGATCATGAAAAACAAACACTCTCCATTAAGGTCAGGGAATTTGACAGAATTGGAGAAGAGCAGAGGTTGGGTGGGGCCTGTGAGGCCATGCAGTCCATACCCTATGATGATCCCTACCCCCAGGAACATTCTGGGTGAACCAAATGTTGTACTTACACTTGAAATGTGGTATAAACACTCTGTGATCTGTTCATATGTCAATAGCCACTTCCTTCTAGTTCCTGCAAAGGAATGACATTTCATAAAGTAAAAGCAAGTGGTCAGTAGATATGACAGACTACCAGCAGGGACTAAACTGTTGGTGCTAACCACCAGCTAAGGCTAAAGAAGTAATCAGTTACACAGCACTGAGGTTAAACTCTGATCCTCTCTCTGATGGGGCCTTTCAGCATGTAATGCTGTTTAGAGATAGTAATGCATATTCCATTGTTTCCAGAAATGTCAGTACTCAATTACATAAATATGAGTtgtaaaaagaacatttttccaaATGTTCTAGTTCTACTAGGGCCTCATATatcctaaaagaaaaatacccaCTTTCTCCTAAGAGAGAGAACTGCATCTGCAAGACACAGTGAAAGATAAGTGCCTCCTAGGACCACTTCCCAACTGAAAACTGggaagggaaatggaaaaactGGAAATTGATTGGGggtgtgtttgtttctttgtttgttttccaggtCGGACTCATCTCTGGGATGGCTTTTATGCTGATAGGTGTAGCTGTTCTTGTAGTGGGTTTTCTTGTGCCACCGAAAATCGAAGCCCTTGGGAAAGATGATTTTGTTGTTGTGGATACCAGTGCTGTTCAGTTCAATGGGTCCCTTGATATATGCAAGCTGGCAGGAGCAATCTTGTTCTGTGTTGGAGGGTCCACTGTGGCAGCATGTCTGCTGATGTCTGCTTTTGCTAAAAGTTACTCCAAAGAAGAGAAGTACCTCCAGCAAAGATTTAAAGAGAGAATAGCTGATATAAAAGCCCATGCAAACCCAGTCACAAAAGCGCCAGCACCAGGAGAATCAAAGATACCTGTCACTTTGTCCAGAGTTCAAAATGTCCAGCCTTTATCTGAAACCTGACCCTTcccttgggttttgtttctcttgTAGATCACTTTAAGTGGAAAATATCAGCCCTTGTTGGCATCTGTGCTAGTCAAGTAAAACATTGAGTGCTCTGCTATATAAACATGCAGCTAATGGGGGAGATGCTCTGGTAAAAACTTAGgattgggaaaaagaaaattttgtgaTTAGACCTGTGACTAATATATTCAGTACATTTGAACCTTTTAATCTGTGTGGGTACAGTAAGTTCTTGCAACAATTATTAGGTGTTTAGCTTATCAAATTGTATCCCTGGGAAACCTAAGGTGCACTTATTAAAGCTGTACCAGGAGCACTCTATATCTCACTATTTAAAGTTTAGATGAATTTGCtattttttcaatttcattaatttgtttaaattttatgagtttttgcctttaaaataatGTTCAGTCTTACATTTCCCCCTGGTTCTGCTGTCTGGGAAGCCAAGATTCTGCCCTTGTAATTTGCACTTGTCCTCCTGTCACATGCTACAGTCTGTATCAAAGTAATACTGCACAGGTAAAACATACATGTCAGGGAGAGCCCTTATTTTGATCCTGGCACTTCCCAGCAATGTAACTTCCTGGGAAAGGCAAGTTATACTTGATCCTAAGTTACAACTAACCAATGTTAAAGTGCCAGTTCTGTCTTAGTCGTTGCTGTGTTAGCAAAAActacaaacaaaataaagataaaGAATTCCTGTGGGAGGAGGAACATCATACTTGTGTGTCTTTGATTTGATATTGTTTATTTCATTAGATTATTATGTTGAGGCTAATAcaaattgtttttgttttatatcTGGGTGAGAATGAATAAATGTGGTTTGACATGCCCAGGCCCTGTATTCTGTCAGGACATCAATGCCATGTTAGATGATCTCAACATACGTATCTAAAGACATTTTGAAATgctgtttatatttttatagaGAATAGAAAAAGTTATGCTTAACCAAATACATCTGTGTAAATGCTTACCTAAAGACTTGTCCTTTCATGGAAGACCCCTAATTATTTTCTCACCCAGGGCAATTATTTTACTGTCTTAATCTatggttttaaattaaactgTATAAAGAAAGATGTGACATTTGTACTCTCTGACAATATGTGCCACCTAATAGTTCTGTCTATTTTTTGAATGGATTGAATAAAATTCTAGGCGTGAGCCACCCATGGATTTTGTGAAAAGTTTCTTTCTAgtcaaaaaaaattaagagcaCTGCTTAAAGAAGAAATCAGCAGTTGAAACTCACTGGTCTCTTAATGCAGTCTGTTTTCATCGTACAGTGGCAAGGAAGCCACTTTGGTGCTGAATCAAAGAAATTCTGCATCAGTAATGGCAGGTATGTGGTAAAAGCTGTGCTCTTTCACTTGCTCATAAAACATTTTGTGGTCTGTGTCACTCAGTTCAGGTTTACCACATCAATAAGCCAGATCGTATGTGTTTGGAAATTTCAGCTGAATCTGCGATCATTATCATGGCCAACAGTACCATGGGAAGtaaaattttcttctgcaaagGAAATTCCCATCTTGGCAACACAATTGCAGAGTCCAAGCATTAGCACTGAAAAGATGGACAGTCTAGAGCTCTTCACATGCACACATGGTCACAGAGAATGGAAGAAAGGAGGTGTAAAGGCATCTGGCAATTCACTGGCACCCATATATTAGAAAAGCAAAGGCACATTGCACCCAGTACTTCAAAATAAGACTGTAGTCCCAGGAGAGAAGTAGATGAAGCAATGCTAAAGAGGAAAAGATCAGAAGACTGGCAAGGTGAGCTGTGTATTTATAAAGAAAGCCATCAaagagaaatgtgctgccacaATCAAGCACAGAGATGAGGGATACTGATTACTCACAAGGCACATGGAGaggctgtcactgctgctgttaGTTATTCCAGGTAGAGAAGGTCCTCAGTGTTTCCTGTCTAGGTTGCAAGGACTGTTGTTTACTGCCGTTGACTTTCACTGCTGTCAGGCTGTCAGTGTGTGGGCAGCAGAGTCAAGCTGTTCTGGCCTTTTCAACTGAGACTTTTTAATTGTGCATGGAGGAAATGTTACATTTTAAGTTTTACAGTGAAGTTCACGGAAGGAGATGAGAGTGAGGGCTCCTGTAGCCGAGTCCCTTCTCCACTTGCATTTTGTTAACACTGTACTGGAAGTTTGACTGAAAATCCAtctggaaaagaaagcagaggTTGGGGTAGTTCACCCAAACTAGCTATATGGGTGCATAGTTCTCTTTAAAACACACTCTATCACACATGCAAGTATCACAAAATTTTCATCCAGAGGACAACTGACCCAACAGGATAGAGCAGATCCAAATATCAGGTGCTCAGTCACATTGCACAGAACTGAACATGCTTTCACAGTACAAAAGCAGATGAGTCATGGCATGGCATTACCCAGGTGCTAGGAGAAaagaaatgcccttgaggatTTTACTGCAGCTTGCTGGGATAGGAAATGCACTTGGGAtttaacagcagcagcaaagctgatAATGCTGTCATGGCTAACGTTGCTACACACATTTCATCTCATTAAACTTTTGTTTTGGTTGCTTGGAGCTTTTCTGGAACTGAGATTTCCAGAGGCTGCAATCCTTCACAGCAGAGAATCAGTGCCACACACAGCTTTTGTAGAAATATTGAGCAGAAAATGGCTTTGTTACTATTAAGAAACCACATACTGGAAAGATTAGGACACCTCAGGAACATTTTTAAGATCCATTTTCTTATAATATTTTACCAACTTCACCCTTTGGAGGAGGAACTGAAGCATTAGAAAAAGGCAGTGGAAATGTACCGTGTACTGTTCTTATGAAAAACACCTGTGATATGGCCTCCAGATGGGGACCACCAAGAGGCAGTCAAGCTCCCTGGGAAATTTC
This sequence is a window from Anomalospiza imberbis isolate Cuckoo-Finch-1a 21T00152 chromosome 1, ASM3175350v1, whole genome shotgun sequence. Protein-coding genes within it:
- the NRSN1 gene encoding neurensin-1, with protein sequence MSSYADICGSKHVQGSTEGGYQRYGVRSYLHQFYEDCTASIWEYEDDFQIQRSPSRWSSVFWKVGLISGMAFMLIGVAVLVVGFLVPPKIEALGKDDFVVVDTSAVQFNGSLDICKLAGAILFCVGGSTVAACLLMSAFAKSYSKEEKYLQQRFKERIADIKAHANPVTKAPAPGESKIPVTLSRVQNVQPLSET